A region of the Stieleria neptunia genome:
CCGCCACGGGGTTGTGGAAAGTCGCGATCAGCGGGCCGGTGTACTTGTCCGGCGACCGGTCCGGCCAGCCCGACGCCGTGTTCGTGGCCACCGTCAACTTGGGGGATTTCGAATTGCTGCAAGGCGACGAGGGGGCGAACCAGGTCGCCGTGCTCGTCGAGGCCCGTGAAGGCAAGGTGCGCGGGACGATTTTGCAACACCCGTACTTGGAGGCCCGGCACCGGGCCGGCATGCGCAACGCGGGCGACCCGTACAAGGTCGATGCAGAGAAGATGGACGATCTGTTGCGCGGCGGCGATGTCGACTACCAAGATCCCGTGGCCGTCGCCGAAGACGCCCAGGTTTACGGTGGACACTGGATCGCGGCGATGCAACCGGTCGCCGTGCCCGGCGAAGGCAAATTTGGCTCCGGCGGCGACAACCAGGCCGATCTACTGGTGCTGGTGCAATACCGATTGAGCAAAGTGTTCGCGCCGGTCGCGGCGATGAAGCAGACGTTGCACTGGGAAGGGGCCGCGGCGATGCTGTCGATTCTGGTGGTCAGCGGCACGCTTTGGATCTTTGTCCGCCGGGTCGGCGATGATCGCGTCCATCGCAGGCATCGCCGAGAACATGACGAACCGGAGGCCTCGCCGACCGAACGCGAGCCCTCCCAGGGTGACACCTCCAAACGCGCAGCAGGTGTCGACGTGACCGAAACGCAACGGATGACACCCTAGCACGCGGCGTCGGGCAGGGTGCGCCGATCGATCGCCGGGCCGGTCACGCGGTGCGTGACCATTGGCATGCACCGCATGCCCTACTCGGGGTCCTTGTTTCCGAAGGGTCGCTTCGTGTCCCGTTTGCTGAGTCCGGCGCGGTCCATCAGCGAGCTACGCATCAACTCGTCCAGGTACTCGTCATCGGCCGGCGGGGGACCGTAGGCACCGAGCGCCTGCGGATCGTATTCGACCAAGTACTCGTGGCGTGCGATCGACAACTTGCATTTCGGATCGAGCCGTTTGCGGATCACCGGTCGGCCGTCGACTTTCACACCGTTGCGGCTGTTCATGTCACGGATGAACCAATAACCGTGCTCGAGTGAGAGACGGCAGTGCTGGCCGGATACGTTATTGAACTTCAGCTGGACATCGCATTCGGACCGTCGACCGACGGTCAGCCGATCCTTGATCAGGGGAATCGGGTCGCCGCCGCCGACGGGCGTCAATTGTCCATAGGGGCCGGCAAAATCTAGGTCTTCGTCGTCGTCGTAATAATTCACCGTCGTCCTCGCGGGATGTGGCGGAACTGTCTGTCGCGGTAGACTGGGAGGGAGCGGAAAGAATCCAATGATAACGGGCGGGGTTCCCGCCACTCTACTACTATCGATTCAGTACCATCGTTTGGCAACGGACTCCTTTGACAAATTCTCATTGTAACGATCGTTTGGCCTGGCAACGCGAAGGTCTACCTTTCAACGCGTTCGGCGCCGCCCTGCGGCGGCGTTTCGGCGGGCGAATCCAGCGGGTCAGTGTCGACGCCGGCTTCACCTGCCCCAATGTCGACGGCGCGGTCGCCCGCGGCGGTTGCAATTTTTGCGACAACCGTTCGTTCAGCCCCTCTCGCCGGGTGCGGCTGAAACGGGTCAGCGAGCAATTGGAGGGCGGAATCACCAGCGTTCGGCGACGCTACAAGCAGGTGGCCGGTTTTTTAGCGTATTTCCAGCCCGCCACCAACACCTACGCGCCGGTCGACCAACTCGAAGAAGTCTTTCGGATGGCGCTCCGTTGGCACCCCGATATCGTCGGCCTGGCGATCGGGACCCGACCCGATTGTGTTCCCGAGAGTGTCATCGAGTTGACTCGCGAGTTGGCCCGGGAACACTATGTCTCGCTGGAGTTCGGGATGCAAACGATGCATCAGCCGGGACTGGACTGGATGAATCGTGCCCACACCCACGACCACATGGTCAACGCGATCGATCGCAGCCGCGGACAAGGCTTCGAATGCTGCGTC
Encoded here:
- a CDS encoding FHA domain-containing protein translates to MNYYDDDEDLDFAGPYGQLTPVGGGDPIPLIKDRLTVGRRSECDVQLKFNNVSGQHCRLSLEHGYWFIRDMNSRNGVKVDGRPVIRKRLDPKCKLSIARHEYLVEYDPQALGAYGPPPADDEYLDELMRSSLMDRAGLSKRDTKRPFGNKDPE
- a CDS encoding TIGR01212 family radical SAM protein (This family includes YhcC from E. coli K-12, an uncharacterized radical SAM protein.), with the protein product MTNSHCNDRLAWQREGLPFNAFGAALRRRFGGRIQRVSVDAGFTCPNVDGAVARGGCNFCDNRSFSPSRRVRLKRVSEQLEGGITSVRRRYKQVAGFLAYFQPATNTYAPVDQLEEVFRMALRWHPDIVGLAIGTRPDCVPESVIELTRELAREHYVSLEFGMQTMHQPGLDWMNRAHTHDHMVNAIDRSRGQGFECCVHIILGIPGETHAMMMQTADEVSRLGFDAIKLHNLYAVQGTPLGEEVAGGKIQMMQQDTYVNTVVDFLERIPPTTIVERISGDAPPKFLIAPQWCLEKSTLKLQIEAEFARRGTRQGSLYRPPALLPEDRPRPADKTPASIRSQIDVRGRLPVLKMEGATGQR